GAACACGATAGATCCAAAAGGCAACATACTATCATAGATCTAGCAAACACACATAAACATATAAAGGCTCATCTGATACCACAATGCATATGGAAACCAGGAGCCATCACCTACGGCCACGAATAATCTTTCCATGTAGTTAAACTGGCACTGGACTCCTGAAAGCCAACTGTGTGCTCTGGTTCTAGCGCTACTCATTAGGTGATACTGACTGGTAATAATGTCTGCATTAACCTACCGCACAGCCTCACACGACCAcggagccaccatctaccacacagcctcacaccagcactgagccaccatctaccacacagcctcacacgACCAcggagccaccatctaccacacagcctcacaccagcactgagccaccatctaccacacagcctcacaccagcactgtgccaccatctaccacacagcctcacaccagcactgagccaccatctaccacacagcctcacaccagcactgagccaccatctaccacacagcctcacaccAGAACCATTCTATTATGACATCatgcagctcagaactactacTACCAGAGCGCGGctgccattttaaccccttagtgacggcccaatagtgtttttacgtcctgccattgcaggacgtgtatggagggagatagcgccgctatctccctccatacagcgcggacttcagctgtttattacagctgacacccacgggcaatagctgcaatcatccgattgcagctattaaccctttaaatgccgctgttaattctgacagcggcatttaaattccctgaaCACTGTTTCTGGtcccgtacccccccccccccccttatggtacaacagggtactagagcctccatgcccacctgtatcacatcttgcatccaagctagaggcagtacaaaagggtactagagcctccatttccgGCAGTAGTAATTGTAACTGCTATATTGtctccagtagtgatagtgacccctactgtggcctcaatagtagtagTGTCACAAATATTGGTTCCAGTATTAATatagacccccacagtggcctcaatagtagtagtgtcccccaacagaggcctcaatagcaatagtgcttccCACAGTGGAcctagtaacaatagtgacccccacagtagcttttagtagtaatattgaccccacagtagccctagtaacaataataaccccacagtagccccagtaataataataactccCTCAGTAGCAatgttaaccccctcagtagccccggtagtaatattaacccctcagtagccccagtagtaatagccccccaacccatatacttacctcctactTGCAGTcagtgctgctgctcctcttcttgGCGCTGAACTGGGTGCATGCTGACAGTAGTGGTGAGCCCTGAAGGTTTCCTCCCTTGTCCTTCCTAGTTAGTCACTGCTCACTATTCAAtgttgtctatatctttttgaatCGTCTCTCTCTGCTCTAGtgttagctactagagatgagcgagaatgttcgtttaaggctgatgctcgagcgagcatcgatcTTTTCGGTGAGCTGCAGTTATACTTGAGCCATGAAGATGACTCGTGTCGCAAATTCGGCCTTGTaataaatgcatcaaaaaccaaGGTCCTGAAACAACCTGCAGGAGCCACATCTATGGGAGATAATACACTTCTCCTCGACAACAAAGTGATAGGAGAAGTATCGACATTCCGATATCTTGGAAGCTTGGTATGTAGCGAAAATCGTCTCGAGTCGGAAATCTCTTCATGTACTGCCAAGGCTGCTGCTGCCTTTGGCAAGCTCAATCAAAGAGTTTGGAAATCGCATGACCTCAAACTACAAACTAAACTCCTGATTTATAAGGTAATTATATTACGTATACTGCTCTATGCATCTCAAATGTGGTGCCTTTATAAAGGTGTATTTGGACATTTTCCACATGAAGTGTCTTCGGCTATCCTTTGTGTGAGCTGATAGGATCATGTGCCAAACACTGAAATATTGTGTTGAACCAAGTTGGCCGGCATGGGATGGAGGCTTGTGCAGGGACAACGTGGATGGTGTGGACATGTGGTGCAGATGGACTCTTCAAGACTGCCCAAAGCTATGTTCTTTTTGGAACCTTCCTGCAGAAAATGCAGAAAGGGAGGCCAATACTTTAGATATAAAAATGTCTTGAAGTGGCATCTTAAGTTCTGTGGCTTTTCACATGACACTTGGGAGGAGCTTGCTCAGTGAAGCCCAGAATGACAAAATGATGTCAAAACAGCCACTTATGTCTTTGAACAATCCCGCCTTGAAGAACTTCATGCCAAACGCCAAATTCGGAAAACTTACTCAAAGCCCTCCTATAATTACACCTACAATTCTAGTGGATTACTATACTGTGCCACCTGTGACTGGACCTTTAAGACCAAGTTCAGTTTTGCACCACACATTCGAATGCATGCCAGAAGCTAGGATGTCGCCATCGATGGACAGGTTGTGGaaaacatcatcatcatcatcatcaccactaTAAGGTCACTGGATATTGGTTATATTGGCTGTATTGGTATATTATTGGTGCTCATATAGTGGTAGCGCACACTTGTAACTGACCATGCAACTAGGTTTTTATATGCTGCACTTTTAGTTTCCTCCCCATGTTGATGGTAGGTTTTATGTAATTCTTCATTAACTTGTCAAACAACCTATATACATCTATAACTTCCTATATACTTTGACGACTAGAAAAATGCAAATCACTTCATTtgcctaaaattacatttttgttttgaACAATCCCTCTAAGGTGATGGCCACTGGGGGTCTACctcccttctaatttgctgttcaCTGCATGTTGTCATGTGAAGTTCATCTCTAGTAACACAGACACTGAAATGGATTAAAATAGGTAGAGGAGGGGGCTGTCTAATACGGTCCATAGAAGtttaggggagaagagaagggagacagAAACAGAGATTCTTACACACGCTGCTGGAGCTAATAGCAGGGTTTTTTCTGCGTTACAGCTAtttgaatcacatctacactgctcagtactggtATATAATGTCTTCCTTAAAGATGTTATTTAGGAGGGTATGCTACACTAATTGTTAAGAAACAAAATTTGCCGTTTTCTCCCCGTACAGTGtagatatcatagcagcagtctacatacACACCTGCTCAGAGAGAACAGAAAATCACAGACATAGCCAGatgaggggaaaactggtgatgaatgcaggatacaagttctataatggccagaaattgtGTTAGCTACCTGTACACACACATAGGAGCTGATTCTGCAAAGTCATTTGAAAATTCAGATACACTTTAAGAGAGTGCCAAGGGGCGTCACCAAATAAAGCTAAATTGCCAGTTTTCACCTTCCCTATTTTTTATGCAATATAGAAAGTAGAGTAACCAGTTCAGATAGTGGAAGTCTATTGCAGAACCTTCTGTGCTCTACACCATGGCCAGAGCTCCGGTCTGTGCTGTCATTGTTGTACTCAGCATGTGGGGATTGTATCATGGAGGCGGTGAGTTACAGAATATTAGATAGACTGAAACATAAAGTAAGGTTCTCGTAATATTGATGGATCTGTTACATTGATTCTTCCAGGAATGGAAACATTTGCTGCCATTTATATGTATCTGCTATCTATTTTTATTGACTATGTTTTTGTTCatgtataaatagatagatagatagatagatatgagactgaTGGAAAtgtagagagatatgagatagatatttacTTTACTGAACATTTTCTTCTTGATAGGTGCATTGAGTCCTCCAAGAATTGAGAATTACACCCGACCAGGTAAGAATATAAGGGGAAATCTCTGTCATGAGATTTATGTTGCCTGACCAGGAACCTGAGACAGGGATGCCTATTGCCCCtgtgggtgttttattctgaaacactgcagcatttcagaataaatacattttgaagtttgactcatgGGAGGTGGGCCGCTCTGGCCTCTCATTGTCGTGCAAAGAAATGGTGGGCCAATATGTAACAGTAACAATTCCAGGACAAGAGGCGCATTTAGTCATCATTGAAGTCCAAGTCTTTGGATTTCCTAAAGATGGTTCAGGTGTGTTATATGATAGAGCAAAGATATAGAAAACATCAAAATGTCCAAATAATCAATTCTTCTCAATGTCTTTCATTTCAGAGGATGTGGCTGTTCCAAAAAACCTAAAGGCACCAAATGGAGGTAACATCTACTATAATGAACACGTAGACTTTACCAACCTCAAGAGACACTCATGGAAGGGGCTGAGCCTTTATGTGGAGTGCAGGGCATCATCCCACCCATTGAGTTTGCTCTTGGCACCTTTATGGCagttaaggtggccatacactttacattaaaggggttgtctcgcgccgaaacgggtttttttttttccataggccccccgttcggcgcaggacacctgcaaaggatgtgttaaaaaaattttttattacttaccggaatccccactctgcgacgtcttccttcttccttcttcttccttcaccaagatggccgccggaatcttcacccacgatgcaccgtgggctctgtgcggtccattgccgattccagcctcctgattggctggaatcggcacacgtgacggggcggagctacgaggaccagctctccggcacgagcggctccattcaccaggaagaagaccgcacagcgcaagcgcgtctaaaaaagcaagaagacatcagaattagacggatccatggcgacggggatgctagcaacggagcaggtaagtgaataacttctgtatggctcatatttaatgcacgatgtacattacaaagtgcattaatattgccatacagaagtgtataaccccacttactgccgcgagacaacccctttaatgttagacAACCCATAGATTTTGGTAGCACCTGCgaactatctaatgtgtatgaaggTGTCCAGATTCTCCTTGATGGTAGATAGGAAGAAAGAAATCAGCATTTCAACATGCCCCATCCTTTGTTCTCAAGGGAGACAATCCACCACCAGAGGAGTCTAGAGGGGGGACAGTGGGGTCTGGAGGAGTCCGGTGTTTGTTGTCCTCCAGGACCTTTGCCCCCTCAGAGAGATCTTGAAGAGACAAGTGTCTGAGGCTCTATGCACATGGACACATTTACCATGTGAGTtctgagatggacagaacttgcacagaaaaataattcattcatttaaatgggttcattcacacttgcaaAGTTTTACTCAAATCAATAGCCTAAGTTCAAAAAATTACTGTGTATCCATTCTGGTCCGATTCTCAGATGACATTAGGATATGCAAATGTGCATTGTCCCTCAGATCAGACAACACACAGAGagagtgtccgtgtgctgtcccatGCGAGTTGCAATCAAAAATCTAGGGCACAACTTGCTCTCGGCCATGTGAATACGGCCTCAAGAGGCAAAGGAGTCTGGACGGTAAACAGGAGTCTGAGGCGAAGCAGAAGTGTCTTGTGAGGAGACATTGGGGTCTGAAGGGCTGGCATAAGTGTCTGTAAAGATCAGAGGGGTCTACGAGGGGGACAGAAGATTTTGAAGGTGGACAGAGATGTCTGGAGGTGAAAGAAGGGTCTACAGAGAACAGAGGATTCTGAAGGGGGAGCAGAGATGCCTGAAGGATACAGAGGTGCTTTGAGGGGGGCAGAGGGGTTTGGAGAGTGGAGAGATGTGTCAAGAGGCAACAGTTCTGGAGGAGGAAACAGTAGAGTCTGGAGTGGGACAGAGGCGTTTGAAAGAGCCAGAGAGGTATGGAGAGAAGACAGATGTCTAGAAGAGACAAAAGTGTCTGGAGGATGACAGAGGAGTCTGAAGGGGAGCAGAGATATTTGGAGAGGACAGAGGGTTTAGATGGAGGCAGAATAGTCTGGATGTAGCTCATTCTCtactccccattgaaaacacatgcaTGCTTGCTTGACCAAACCCAGCACACATGTATGGAGGGATGAGAGGAATGGCCCCCTTTTAGAACTAAAGTAATTTGTacctctccttaaaggggttttcccataacttaaaattgctttcTCATCACTCTGTCCGTCCTTGTTGCTGTTGCTGATAAAAAATCTATCAGCAACTCATTGCAGCAGTAGTCCTACTCCACTGCATTAGGAGATTGAAAAAGCTAAACCTGACCCCTTGAGTAGCCCTGTCCTATCAGCTCTCTGATGAAGTGAATGAGCATTACAGCTGCTTTACTTTACAATCAGGCTCCCCGAAGGTCAGACCCCCTCTGATAAGGCATTGATGGCTGCTCTTAGCATTTAACTTCTGAAGAGGTCcttaattgtttttttcccctgttttaGCAAATAACCTTGCAAAGTTCTGTAGCTTATACTTTGTGTATCAGtcaattttagtcttcaagacctctgcttttagtcattgaatagaaacCTTCATTATTGCTTCCAGTGGATAAAGATTTGTCCTGGTGATATGATGGTCATAGGGCTGCAGGGCTCATTGCAGCACAGTTTTAAACACTCTTTCTTGTAATGAACGCTGCATCTGTATAATGCTTCTCTTCAAAATTCCCACTGAATGATGTTTAGTGGGTGATATCAAGGCCCGGATCTCAGTTCTTGCATTATGGAGCTGTGATACCTTGTTCCCTTGAGTGCATCTTTAAGAGAACTGTAGTGCATAGTAGGCAATTGTGGCATGTGGTGGACAATTGTGATGTATTGTGACCAGTTGTGGTGTGTGGTGACCATGTTTTATTTGTGCTGGCCAACTATAGTTGTGGTGGCCAATTGTGGTGCTTTGTGGCCAACTGTGATGTGTGGTGGCAAATTGTGATCCACGGTGGCTAGTTGTATTGTGCTGTCTTCAAATGCGTTGTGTAGTGGCTATCTTTGGTGTTTTGTGTGTAACTGTGGTGTGCAGGGAACAAGTGAGATGTACTGTAACCAGTTGTGGTGTGTGCTAGTCATCTGTTTTGTATGGTGACCAATGGCGGTATGTGGTGGCTTTTTTTGTGCGTGGTGGCTTACAATAGTTTGTGCTGGTCAACTGTGGTGTTGAAGTGTAATATGCTGTCTAAAATACATTACACAACATTATCTTCATTTggttagtaccgtgtttccccgaaaataaaacagtcttgtattaatttttgccccaaaagaggcacagtgtctctgTGGGCGGGGGGGCTTAAACACACCTGGTCCGCATCATCCCGGTGCCTTGCGCTGCTGGTCACCGGTGGTGATGCGGACGTCTGCAGTGTCCTCCACGCTGAGATATTCTTTTCTTTCtgatgatggggctttgaataccccgcctccagcaatgcgagtgctgtgattgtatCGAGCGCCAgacaattacagccagcgctcattgttttttctttgtgcactttagctagggcttattttttaggggagggcttatatctcACACCTTGGCCCAAAGCTGgggtagggcttacttttggggtGGGTCTTACGTTCGGGGAAAAACGGTAGGTAGTATTTACCCTGGTTTAGATCGatgagccaatcgcagccattgagtgatgtcattcactgaatggctgtgaatgatcgagcgccgactctgattggctggtgcttgatccaatgGTCAGTTCTGGTGTGTGGTGGTCAATTGTGGTGTGTGGTGGTCATCTATGTGTAGTGGCTTACGATAGTTTGTGGTGGCCAATTGTGGTGTGTGGTGACTATGGTGGTTGATAGCCAACTGACATGAGCCGATGCTGCATATTGATTTCTTGATCTTGACCTTTCTGTATGATGATTTTGCAGCTCCAAATGTGGCTCCTAAAGGCATCGTCCAACAATCCAGTCTGTACAACATGTATGGAGAACCGAAAAATGACATTGATGGGTCTCTAGACAACAACTACCTGTACATCCAGTGTGCAGGAACATCTGAACAGAAAGACCCGTGGATGGTTGACCTAAAGTCAAAACATAACATCTTCACAGTTGCAATCACAAACAGAGGAAACTGCTGCGCTGAGAAAATAAACGGAGGAGAAATCAGGATTGGGAACTACGGTGAAAATGGAGGCATCAAAAACCCCATGTAAATCACTTTATGTCTCTGTCCTCCATTATAGAGGCTTCTTGTAAAGGTGTGAGGTCCTCCAGGCTGAGAGTGAGACTCAGTTAGGAAAGTCTCTTTATTTAGTAATTCCATACCCTGATCCCACATGCACATGTACTAAGTCTGTCAATGTCAGGGTCCAGCTACAGCAGTTCTATATCTTGTATTAGACCCCTACAACTATCTGTGGGTGGGGAGGAGATGAGTTATGGATGTTTCTTCTCATTACTCTGCTTTTCTATTCTCTTCAGATGTGGAGTAATTACATCCATGAGCAGTGGCCAGACTCTTGCATTTGATTGTGACGGTATGGTGGGTCAGTATGTGACCATTCATATACCTAGAGCTGAACGTTCTGTGACCATATGTGAAGTTCAAGTCTTTGGACTTCCAAGTGATGATGCTGGTAAGAATATCTATCAACATTATtattctcatatctctctatctttccATCAGTCTCACATCTTTCTCTCTCTaatctctatctttctctctatctttctatcagTCTCCTCTATCACCAACAGACTCAGAGACCTGAGATTGCACAACATGGCTAGATGCAACAATTAATCACTTCCTTCTCATATTTTTGCAGCAACTTCCATGAAGCCAGAAACCAAACCACGCAAGGCATTCATACACCGTCCACCAGAGAGTAAATATCTTTATTATTACAAAATGtatgaaaattatttttataaaaaAGACATTCAAATATATTACAAAACCACACATTTTAGTACCGCAGTTCACCAATGGATAAATGAAATTGATGTTTAATTAAACATTAGCATATAGCTATCATAAAAGGGGCATGCATAAAAGAGGCCTCACCGTGTATCCCGGAATTTGTTATTATAAAACACACAAAATGTA
Above is a window of Eleutherodactylus coqui strain aEleCoq1 chromosome 3, aEleCoq1.hap1, whole genome shotgun sequence DNA encoding:
- the LOC136620242 gene encoding pentraxin fusion protein-like — protein: MVDLKSKHNIFTVAITNRGNCCAEKINGGEIRIGNYGENGGIKNPICGVITSMSSGQTLAFDCDGMVGQYVTIHIPRAERSVTICEVQVFGLPSDDAATSMKPETKPRKAFIHRPPESDNLASRGITSQSSTYDHLGASKNAIDGSPSAIYSSGHCSHTDVE